In a single window of the Limnochorda sp. L945t genome:
- a CDS encoding ATP-binding protein yields the protein MIRTIAPADRARLEQGLKRLKLRRIREMLDAVSELALQEEPSYLDFLGYLVDAEVEAREATQRDKRLKAARFPMLRTLDSFDFSFQTSVSAQTIRDLATLQFVEAHESLVLLGPPDPAT from the coding sequence ATGATTCGCACCATCGCGCCCGCCGACCGGGCCCGCCTCGAGCAGGGCCTCAAGCGCTTGAAGCTGCGCCGCATCCGGGAGATGCTGGACGCGGTCAGCGAGCTGGCGTTGCAGGAAGAGCCCTCGTACCTCGACTTCCTGGGCTACCTGGTCGACGCCGAGGTCGAGGCCCGAGAGGCCACCCAGCGGGACAAGCGCCTGAAGGCGGCCCGCTTTCCCATGCTGCGCACGCTGGACAGCTTCGACTTCTCCTTCCAGACGTCGGTGAGCGCCCAGACCATCCGGGACCTGGCCACGCTGCAGTTCGTGGAGGCGCATGAGTCGCTCGTCCTTCTCGGACCCCCCGATCCCGCGACATAA
- the istA gene encoding IS21 family transposase codes for MRHLRDEGFKKVQVAERLGIHRDSVAKYWQGPALPAEPPRYRQRARKIDRYAEYITARLARWPELTAERLYQEIRQQGYTGSRRTVRRFVAAIRPHPVREYKPIETLPGEQAQVDWGHFGTLVVEGARVRLYAFILTLAWSRVIDVEFITSLSMATLAGCLHRAFQYIGGVPRTLLFDNAKTVVAERVGGVVRYQRELLQLAALYGFAPRACWGHDPESKGKVESMVKYVRRGFFYGREFTDLADLNRQVRAWMDEVANARVHATTGAVPWDRLAQEAPHLKPLEVSAPQGILEQRKATRTNLISIEGNRYSVPARFARRPVSYRRFEDHIEILEDGQVVDRIDLVPGRGRVMIRDDHDPQHQTRRQPAHPLQARFEALAPSARTYLEGLSRSWSGHLREQMERIVTLAESCPSDVLEQAMQRAIHFEAYGYGILKRLVERLQKTPASLPQPAKPAAQGHVVLPYRVEVERRDLTYYQEVAR; via the coding sequence TTGCGGCACTTGCGTGACGAAGGGTTCAAGAAGGTTCAGGTGGCCGAACGCCTCGGCATCCACCGGGACAGCGTGGCCAAGTACTGGCAAGGTCCCGCGCTCCCCGCGGAGCCTCCCCGCTACCGCCAGCGGGCCCGCAAGATCGACCGCTACGCCGAGTATATCACGGCCCGGCTGGCCCGTTGGCCCGAGCTGACGGCGGAACGGCTCTACCAAGAGATCCGCCAGCAGGGCTATACGGGGTCCCGCCGTACGGTGCGCCGGTTCGTGGCTGCGATCCGGCCGCACCCAGTCCGGGAGTACAAGCCCATCGAGACGCTGCCCGGCGAGCAGGCCCAGGTGGACTGGGGCCACTTCGGAACCCTCGTGGTCGAGGGGGCTCGGGTGCGGCTGTACGCCTTCATCCTGACGCTGGCGTGGTCGCGGGTGATCGACGTGGAGTTCATCACGTCGCTGTCCATGGCCACGCTGGCGGGGTGTTTGCACCGGGCCTTCCAGTACATCGGCGGGGTGCCTCGCACCCTGCTCTTCGATAACGCGAAGACCGTGGTGGCGGAACGGGTCGGCGGGGTCGTCCGCTACCAGCGGGAACTCTTGCAGCTGGCGGCCCTGTACGGCTTTGCGCCGAGGGCCTGCTGGGGCCACGACCCCGAGTCGAAGGGCAAAGTCGAGTCCATGGTCAAGTACGTGCGCCGGGGCTTTTTCTACGGCCGGGAGTTCACGGATCTGGCCGACCTCAACCGCCAGGTCCGGGCCTGGATGGACGAGGTGGCCAACGCCCGCGTACACGCCACGACCGGAGCGGTGCCGTGGGATCGGCTGGCGCAGGAGGCGCCCCACCTCAAGCCGCTGGAGGTGAGCGCCCCGCAGGGCATCCTGGAGCAGCGGAAAGCCACCCGCACCAACCTCATCTCCATCGAGGGAAACCGGTACTCGGTGCCGGCCCGCTTTGCCCGCCGGCCCGTGAGCTACCGGCGATTCGAGGACCACATCGAGATCCTGGAGGACGGCCAGGTGGTCGACCGGATCGATCTCGTCCCCGGACGGGGTCGCGTCATGATTCGGGACGACCATGACCCGCAGCACCAAACCCGTCGTCAACCGGCCCATCCCCTTCAGGCCCGCTTTGAGGCCTTGGCCCCCAGTGCCCGCACGTACCTGGAGGGTCTCAGCCGCTCCTGGAGCGGGCATTTGCGGGAGCAGATGGAGCGCATCGTGACGCTGGCCGAAAGCTGCCCCTCCGACGTGCTGGAGCAGGCCATGCAGCGGGCCATTCACTTCGAGGCGTACGGCTACGGCATCCTCAAGCGCCTGGTCGAGCGGCTGCAGAAGACGCCCGCGAGCCTGCCGCAGCCGGCCAAGCCAGCGGCCCAGGGCCACGTCGTCCTGCCTTATCGGGTCGAGGTGGAGCGCCGGGACTTGACCTATTACCAGGAGGTGGCCCGATGA
- a CDS encoding IS1634 family transposase, producing the protein MDEGKVRREASLDGKFLISSSDDVLPAEDVVYGYKQLWQVERVHRDLKHTVDDRPMYHRLDDRIRSHVLLCWLALLMIRVAENETGQTWRQMWDLVAPIDVGRHVTAHGEVWQVRPLTEEQKALLRALQVERPPHYRKIVTHTRKTA; encoded by the coding sequence ATCGACGAGGGGAAAGTCCGCCGGGAAGCCTCCCTCGATGGGAAGTTCCTGATTAGCAGCTCCGACGACGTTTTGCCCGCCGAAGACGTGGTGTACGGCTACAAGCAGCTCTGGCAGGTGGAGCGGGTGCACCGGGACCTGAAGCACACGGTGGACGACCGGCCCATGTACCACCGCCTGGACGACCGCATCCGGTCCCACGTGCTATTGTGCTGGCTGGCCCTGCTCATGATCCGGGTGGCCGAAAACGAGACGGGCCAGACCTGGCGCCAGATGTGGGACCTCGTCGCCCCCATCGACGTGGGTCGCCACGTCACCGCCCACGGCGAGGTCTGGCAGGTCCGCCCTCTCACGGAGGAGCAGAAGGCGCTGTTGCGGGCCTTGCAAGTCGAGCGGCCGCCCCACTACCGGAAGATTGTGACGCACACCCGAAAAACGGCGTAG
- a CDS encoding IS256 family transposase, whose translation MPAYHVVSPNGKVQKVDRRKARKVPFLPESIQLPLRRLGEQVKGGLTALVLQLAVAALGEMMEAELAERVGPKGRHRRERPAYRHGQAKGWVVVLGRKVSVQRPRARSKDRQEVVLDTYLWAQQEDSLTEAVVARLLHGVSTRGYRETLDGTDALPGKGVSRSRISARFTQTMGRLLEERLTQRLDQGSIVALVVDGVRVGDSSVVVALGIDADGRKRLLGLREGATENEAVVKGLLQDLVERGLSSDQGLLVVMDGAKALRAAVRAVFGKQALVQRCQVHKKANVLDHLPESAKAWVARKLDQAYGEPDYSVAREALERLADRLEVEHPGAADSLREGLDETLTLHRLGIPGLLRLSLASTNTVESALSVVRAKAGRVKRWRSGQHAERWVGIGLLAAESRFRRIRGYRLIPMLQAALRRAIGAEVAMSEPVLATG comes from the coding sequence ATGCCAGCATATCACGTGGTCAGCCCGAATGGGAAGGTTCAGAAGGTCGACCGCCGGAAGGCTCGAAAGGTACCGTTTTTGCCCGAAAGCATCCAGCTTCCCCTGCGCCGGCTGGGGGAGCAGGTGAAGGGGGGCCTGACGGCGCTGGTGCTGCAGCTGGCTGTTGCGGCCCTCGGGGAGATGATGGAAGCCGAGCTGGCCGAGCGGGTCGGACCCAAGGGGCGGCATCGCCGGGAGCGTCCCGCCTACCGCCATGGCCAGGCAAAGGGCTGGGTGGTGGTGCTGGGCCGCAAGGTGAGCGTCCAGCGTCCTCGGGCCCGCTCCAAAGACCGCCAGGAGGTGGTGCTCGACACCTACCTGTGGGCCCAGCAGGAGGACAGCCTGACCGAAGCGGTGGTGGCCCGGCTGCTCCACGGGGTGTCGACCCGGGGCTATCGGGAGACGCTGGACGGGACCGACGCGCTCCCGGGTAAGGGGGTCTCCCGAAGCCGGATCAGTGCCCGCTTCACCCAGACCATGGGTCGGCTGCTGGAGGAGCGCCTGACCCAGCGGCTCGATCAGGGGTCCATCGTCGCCTTGGTCGTCGATGGGGTGCGGGTGGGCGACTCCTCGGTGGTGGTGGCCTTGGGCATCGATGCCGACGGGCGCAAGCGGCTGTTGGGCTTGCGGGAAGGGGCGACGGAAAACGAAGCGGTGGTCAAGGGACTGCTGCAAGACCTGGTTGAGCGGGGTCTGTCCTCCGATCAGGGGCTGTTGGTGGTGATGGACGGGGCCAAGGCCTTGCGGGCCGCCGTCCGAGCCGTCTTCGGAAAGCAGGCCCTCGTCCAGCGGTGTCAGGTCCATAAGAAGGCGAACGTGCTGGACCACCTGCCGGAGTCGGCGAAGGCCTGGGTGGCCCGCAAGCTGGACCAGGCCTACGGGGAGCCGGACTACAGCGTCGCCAGGGAGGCCCTGGAGCGCCTGGCCGACCGGCTCGAGGTGGAGCACCCGGGGGCAGCGGACAGCCTGCGGGAGGGGTTGGACGAAACCCTGACGCTGCACCGGCTGGGCATCCCGGGCCTGCTGCGGCTGTCGCTGGCCTCCACCAACACGGTGGAGTCGGCGCTGTCGGTGGTGCGCGCCAAGGCGGGGCGGGTGAAGCGCTGGCGTTCTGGTCAGCACGCCGAGCGGTGGGTGGGGATAGGGCTTCTGGCGGCTGAATCCCGCTTTCGGCGGATTCGCGGCTACCGCCTGATCCCCATGCTTCAGGCCGCTCTGCGCCGAGCCATCGGAGCCGAAGTGGCCATGAGCGAGCCTGTACTCGCTACCGGTTGA
- a CDS encoding S-4TM family putative pore-forming effector codes for MNNDIPNIQASPWQLRCLAAQRELYGEAKLVLTLRAALVIAGSLYAIATPELSSYAVGGFILLSLLDRFIFARWQEALAVEAATIEEMFDCEVLRMLWNEVKVGRKVDPEVITRHAARYERRYRDPSYEKLVPWYPTSVRVVPLHIARLMCQRANCRWDSEQRRRYANYILGILFAGGVVVLLVSIARKLTVEQLILHVVAPLLPALMLGGEQYLAHKGAAERIGRLKTQADHLWEEALRGAASSELESKSRMLQDEIFEHRKGSPPVFDAIYRRFRSGLQEEMEQAVEAMIADWKQSQTKESENAELGRSS; via the coding sequence AGCGAAGCTAGTGCTGACTCTGCGAGCAGCTCTGGTGATAGCAGGGTCGTTATACGCGATCGCCACTCCGGAGCTCAGCAGTTACGCCGTCGGAGGTTTCATATTGCTCTCACTCCTTGATCGGTTTATCTTCGCCAGGTGGCAAGAGGCATTGGCCGTCGAAGCAGCCACAATCGAGGAAATGTTCGACTGCGAGGTACTGCGTATGCTGTGGAACGAAGTGAAGGTGGGTCGCAAAGTGGACCCCGAGGTTATTACGAGGCACGCAGCACGGTACGAGCGGAGATACCGAGATCCCTCCTACGAGAAGCTTGTACCGTGGTACCCGACCTCCGTAAGGGTTGTACCTCTGCACATCGCAAGACTCATGTGCCAGCGGGCGAACTGTCGTTGGGATTCTGAGCAGAGGCGACGTTACGCCAATTATATCCTTGGAATATTGTTTGCGGGAGGCGTTGTCGTGCTCCTTGTGAGCATCGCACGCAAGTTGACAGTGGAACAGTTAATTCTTCATGTTGTAGCGCCATTGCTGCCAGCGTTGATGCTTGGCGGGGAGCAGTACTTGGCTCACAAGGGAGCAGCGGAGCGAATAGGTCGGCTCAAGACGCAGGCCGACCACCTATGGGAGGAGGCCCTCCGCGGAGCAGCATCCTCAGAACTTGAGTCCAAGTCCCGCATGCTACAAGACGAGATCTTTGAACATCGAAAGGGAAGCCCTCCGGTGTTCGACGCGATTTATCGCAGGTTTCGTAGTGGCTTGCAGGAGGAGATGGAGCAAGCAGTGGAAGCCATGATAGCGGATTGGAAGCAATCACAAACAAAGGAGTCTGAGAATGCGGAGTTGGGCAGGTCCAGTTAA
- a CDS encoding recombinase family protein has product MTAPSKLTPEHLARRAVVYVRQSTLEQVRFHRESQRRQYELAERARAMGFRDVEVIDEDLGRSGTTAAGRPGFQRLVAAVCLREVGAVFSLEASRLARNNRDWYHLVDLCGLTGTLLVDLDGVYDPRLLNDRLLLGLKGTMSEFELALFRQRALAALQAMAERGELLTTVPVGYVRTADNRCEKDPDRRVQHAIALVFTKFQEYGSIRQVLLWFRQEGLPLPRKRFGPEGWITEWVLPIYHTLHHILTNPTYAGAYAFGRTATHTQVVQGDAVRQRSRRLRAEEWAVLIRDHHEGYISWEAFERNQAMIEQNAARYGARVRGPAREGSSLLAGLLRCGRCGRKLQVTYSGTRGNVPRYHCRGAAINHGTDWCISFGGLAVDRGMEQAILRVLEPAALEAAVRAEAHQEAARKARRQALELALQQAEYEAQRVQRQYDAVEPENRLVAAELERRWNEALARVDALRRQVEVARYEEGKTADNGIAEKLASLAQDLPRVWADPRCDARLKKRIVRTLVEEIVADVDAQRSVVRLVVHWAGGAHSELEVRKPRTGQHRYRTDQHVVELVRQLAWVIPDRQIARVLNLLGHRTGHGNTWTQARVTSLRDSHGIPCFDPKHREGWVTLTQAAQALGVSPMSVRRLLASGALKGQQVVSYAPWLIRRDELQRAEVKEAIQAIRKRRRAPLPEHPTQQTLDLTRK; this is encoded by the coding sequence ATGACGGCCCCGTCCAAGCTGACCCCTGAGCACCTCGCCCGGCGCGCGGTGGTCTACGTCCGCCAGTCCACCCTGGAGCAGGTACGCTTCCACCGCGAAAGCCAACGCCGCCAGTACGAGCTGGCCGAGCGGGCTCGGGCTATGGGGTTTAGGGACGTGGAGGTGATCGACGAGGACCTCGGCCGCTCCGGTACCACCGCAGCAGGGCGTCCCGGTTTCCAAAGGTTGGTGGCCGCGGTCTGTTTGCGGGAGGTGGGTGCGGTCTTCAGCCTGGAAGCGTCACGGCTGGCCCGTAACAACCGGGACTGGTACCACCTCGTGGATCTGTGCGGGCTCACCGGAACCCTCCTGGTCGACCTGGACGGGGTCTATGACCCCCGGCTTCTCAACGACCGCCTGCTGCTCGGGTTGAAGGGCACCATGAGCGAGTTTGAGCTCGCCCTCTTTCGGCAGCGGGCGTTGGCGGCCTTGCAGGCCATGGCCGAGCGGGGGGAGCTTCTCACCACGGTCCCCGTTGGCTACGTGCGGACGGCAGACAATCGGTGCGAAAAGGACCCGGACCGGCGGGTCCAGCACGCCATCGCGCTGGTCTTTACGAAGTTCCAGGAGTACGGGAGCATCCGCCAGGTCTTGTTGTGGTTCCGGCAGGAGGGGCTGCCGCTCCCAAGGAAACGCTTCGGCCCGGAGGGATGGATCACCGAGTGGGTGTTGCCGATCTATCACACGCTGCACCACATCCTGACCAACCCCACGTACGCAGGGGCGTATGCGTTCGGCCGCACGGCGACCCACACTCAAGTAGTCCAAGGGGACGCCGTGAGACAGCGCAGCCGGCGGTTACGGGCTGAAGAGTGGGCGGTGCTCATTCGGGACCATCATGAGGGGTACATCTCCTGGGAGGCGTTTGAGCGGAACCAGGCCATGATCGAACAAAACGCCGCCCGTTATGGAGCCCGCGTCCGAGGCCCCGCCCGGGAGGGGTCGAGCCTCCTGGCGGGGTTGTTGCGTTGCGGGCGCTGCGGGCGCAAGCTGCAGGTCACCTACTCCGGTACGCGTGGCAACGTGCCGCGCTACCACTGCCGGGGTGCTGCTATCAACCATGGTACGGATTGGTGCATCTCGTTCGGCGGCCTCGCGGTCGATCGGGGCATGGAGCAGGCGATCCTTCGGGTCCTCGAGCCGGCTGCTCTGGAGGCGGCCGTACGGGCAGAGGCTCACCAGGAAGCAGCCCGGAAGGCCCGCCGCCAGGCGCTGGAGCTGGCGTTGCAGCAGGCTGAGTACGAGGCGCAGCGGGTGCAGCGGCAGTACGACGCCGTGGAGCCGGAAAACCGCCTCGTCGCTGCCGAGCTGGAGCGGCGATGGAACGAGGCACTGGCCAGGGTCGATGCGTTACGCCGCCAAGTCGAGGTGGCCCGATACGAGGAAGGGAAGACTGCGGACAACGGGATCGCCGAGAAGCTGGCTTCGCTGGCTCAGGACCTCCCGCGGGTATGGGCCGATCCTCGCTGCGATGCGCGGTTGAAGAAGCGGATTGTCCGGACCCTCGTCGAGGAAATCGTGGCCGACGTGGACGCGCAGCGCAGTGTGGTCCGCCTCGTCGTTCACTGGGCCGGAGGGGCCCACAGTGAACTGGAGGTGCGCAAACCCCGAACCGGGCAGCATCGGTACCGAACCGATCAGCATGTCGTCGAACTGGTACGGCAACTGGCGTGGGTGATACCCGACCGGCAGATCGCGCGCGTCCTCAACCTCCTCGGCCACCGAACAGGGCACGGCAATACCTGGACCCAGGCCCGGGTGACGTCCTTGCGGGACAGCCATGGCATCCCGTGCTTCGATCCCAAGCACCGCGAGGGATGGGTAACGCTGACGCAGGCGGCCCAGGCGCTGGGCGTCAGCCCCATGTCCGTGCGCCGCTTGCTGGCCAGCGGCGCCTTGAAAGGCCAGCAGGTGGTGTCGTACGCACCCTGGCTGATCCGACGGGACGAGTTGCAACGCGCCGAGGTGAAGGAGGCGATCCAGGCCATCCGAAAGCGGAGGCGAGCTCCGCTACCTGAGCATCCGACCCAGCAGACCCTTGATTTGACGCGGAAATAG